One region of Chlamydia psittaci 6BC genomic DNA includes:
- the rpsL gene encoding 30S ribosomal protein S12, producing MPTINQLIRKKRQSSASRKKSPALQKCPQRRGVCLQVKTKTPKKPNSALRKVAWVRLSNGQEVIAYIGGEGHNLQEHSIVLVQGGRVKDLPGVRYHIVRGALDCAAVKNRKQSRSRYGAKRPK from the coding sequence ATGCCAACCATTAATCAATTAATACGTAAAAAGCGTCAATCTAGCGCGTCTAGAAAGAAATCTCCAGCCTTGCAGAAATGCCCACAACGACGTGGTGTATGTCTACAAGTAAAGACAAAGACTCCTAAAAAGCCGAACTCAGCTTTACGTAAAGTTGCTTGGGTGCGTTTGTCTAATGGTCAAGAAGTCATCGCCTACATTGGTGGTGAGGGCCATAATTTGCAAGAGCACAGCATCGTGTTGGTTCAAGGTGGCAGGGTTAAAGATTTACCTGGTGTCCGTTATCACATCGTTCGCGGAGCCCTAGATTGCGCTGCTGTCAAAAATAGAAAACAAAGCCGTTCTCGATACGGAGCAAAGCGTCCTAAGTAG